A region from the Benincasa hispida cultivar B227 chromosome 10, ASM972705v1, whole genome shotgun sequence genome encodes:
- the LOC120088809 gene encoding two-component response regulator ARR18-like, with translation MINGFDLNEEAKGIDEGSGEENSNNSNSNSSSNNGMEEEEKEEEEEEPRRSGSVRKYSRSKMPRLRWTPDLHLAFVNAVERLGGQERATPKLLLQLMNVRGLSIAHVKSHLQMYRSKKLDESGQVLSQTMFGRNHIVQMYQRLNHGHFRGHNSNFLSHITKPYHLRPPSNSSSRFGDEWEAIDHHNPLGIRGCSNVWSKDDHNSNIIMDDPFQTTSHIYEVANAISRSTTPIRPSRFLEDKKWPPHHLITTQHFRINNINNNPQKHYFRPNILNIQQQQQSNSLWNPKLTSFNHHDHLHPSPTTSSSPLFKLSRSSFEPDCLVQRPSTQLELSLRNNSLVENGGGIMVVNNNNNEKEEDECRREIDTVLSLSLSTSSSRQQQQHQEEECRQTNICSKV, from the exons ATGATAAATGGGTTTGATTTGAACGAAGAAGCGAAAGGCATTGATGAAGGATCTGGAGAAGAGAACTCGAATAACTCGAACTCGAACTCGAGCAGCAACAATGGaatggaggaagaagagaaagaagaagaggaagaggaaccGAGAAGAAGTGGAAGTGTTAGAAAATATTCAAGGTCTAAAATGCCAAGGCTTCGTTGGACTCCTGATCTTCATCTTGCCTTTGTAAATGCTGTTGAAAGACTTGGAGGACAAGAAA GGGCAACACCAAAGTTGTTACTTCAGTTGATGAATGTAAGAGGGCTCAGCATTGCTCATGTAAAGAGCCATTTGCAG ATGTATCGAAGTAAGAAGCTGGATGAGTCTGGACAAG TTTTATCTCAGACAATGTTTGGAAGAAATCACATTGTGCAAATGTACCAGAGATTGAACCATGGACACTTCAGAGGGCACAATAGTAATTTCCTCTCACACATTACAAAGCCTTACCACCTCAGACCACCTTCTAACTCTTCTTCAAG GTTTGGAGATGAGTGGGAAGCAATAGATCATCATAATCCATTGGGAATTAGGGGATGTTCTAATGTATGGAGCAAAGATGATCATAATTCAAACATAATAATGGATGATCCCTTTCAAACTACTTCTCATATATATGAAGTTGCTAATGCAATTTCAAGATCAACCACACCCATAAGGCCAAGCCGATTCCTTGAGGATAAGAAATGGCCTCCCCATCACTTAATTACTACACAACATTTTCGTatcaataatattaataataatccCCAAAAACATTATTTTCGACCTAATATACTTAACatccaacaacaacaacagtcTAATTCTCTATGGAACCCTAAACTTACAAGCTTCAATCATCATGATCATCTTCATCCTTCTCCAACCACTTCATCTTCTCCATTGTTCAAGCTCAGTCGATCCAGCTTCGAGCCTGATTGTCTCGTTCAACGTCCCTCGACTCAG TTAGAGTTGAGTTTAAGGAATAATAGCTTGGTGGAAAATGGTGGTGGGATAATGGTggtgaataataataataatgagaaagaagaagatgaatgcaGGAGAGAAATTGATACAGtactttctctttctctttctacctCTTCATCAAGACAACAacagcaacatcaagaagaggAATGTAGACAAACAAATATTTGTTCAAaggtttga